The following proteins come from a genomic window of Streptomyces sp. NBC_00539:
- a CDS encoding phosphatase PAP2 family protein: MTLPAHVPAPSALPALDGASLDGRLYTRVTGLAGRSPGWFDALVSHWSAYGLGLFAVLMLAAWWRARPGDAPRLAMALAAPVVVVLAYAANALIKALVREQRPCRTLHTVTLEACPGPDDWSFPSNHAALAAAAAAALWLVDRGIGALAALAALLMALSRVWVGAHYPHDAVLGLVVGAAVGWCLTVAARRGAPLVERARATRLRPLVAPR; encoded by the coding sequence ATGACCCTTCCCGCACACGTCCCCGCCCCGAGCGCACTTCCCGCCCTCGACGGAGCCTCCCTCGACGGCCGCCTGTACACCCGTGTCACCGGGCTCGCCGGCCGGTCGCCGGGTTGGTTCGACGCGCTGGTCTCGCACTGGTCGGCGTACGGCCTGGGCCTGTTCGCCGTACTCATGCTGGCCGCCTGGTGGCGCGCCCGGCCCGGGGACGCCCCGCGCCTGGCGATGGCACTGGCCGCGCCGGTGGTCGTCGTCCTCGCCTACGCGGCCAACGCCCTGATCAAGGCCTTGGTCCGGGAACAGCGCCCCTGCCGGACCCTGCACACCGTCACGTTGGAGGCGTGCCCCGGCCCGGACGACTGGTCCTTCCCCAGCAACCACGCCGCCCTCGCGGCCGCCGCGGCGGCCGCGCTCTGGCTCGTCGACCGGGGCATCGGCGCCCTCGCCGCCCTGGCCGCCCTCCTGATGGCGCTGTCCCGGGTCTGGGTCGGCGCCCACTACCCCCACGACGCGGTGCTCGGCCTGGTGGTCGGCGCCGCCGTGGGCTGGTGCCTGACCGTCGCGGCCCGACGCGGCGCCCCCCTGGTGGAGCGGGCCCGCGCCACCCGGCTGCGGCCGTTGGTCGCGCCGAGGTGA
- a CDS encoding phosphatase PAP2 family protein, translated as MTRAVAAAGTAAVCAALFALLAVTVAVRHGLPFPLDRSLHVWSVRHRPPWAADCARLLTATGTWPLPYLGAVAAGMIAGRDARERRLAVPAALLFLLLAQATRYAALFLVHRPRPATADWATTAAGYAFPSGHTTTSALVAGLLSWALYRTTRPAVARTGTALLVCWAVAVGLSRIYLGVHWPSDVLGGWLYALTWLAAGHAALAHAARTGTRPLQALPSGPRPKFERRSAGRYGALP; from the coding sequence GTGACCCGAGCGGTGGCGGCGGCGGGGACGGCAGCCGTGTGCGCCGCGCTCTTCGCCCTGCTCGCCGTCACCGTCGCCGTCCGGCACGGCCTCCCGTTCCCCCTCGACCGGAGCCTGCACGTCTGGTCCGTACGCCACCGGCCCCCCTGGGCCGCCGACTGCGCCCGCCTCCTCACCGCGACCGGTACCTGGCCCCTGCCCTACCTGGGCGCGGTGGCGGCCGGAATGATCGCGGGCCGCGACGCGCGGGAGCGGCGGCTGGCCGTGCCCGCCGCGCTCCTCTTCCTCCTCCTCGCCCAGGCCACCCGCTACGCCGCGCTCTTCCTGGTCCACCGGCCGCGCCCCGCCACGGCCGACTGGGCGACCACCGCCGCCGGTTACGCCTTCCCCTCCGGCCACACCACCACCTCCGCCCTCGTGGCCGGGCTGCTGTCCTGGGCCCTGTACCGCACCACCCGCCCCGCTGTCGCCCGCACCGGCACGGCACTGCTCGTCTGCTGGGCGGTGGCCGTCGGACTCAGCCGGATCTACCTCGGCGTGCACTGGCCCAGCGACGTCCTCGGGGGATGGCTGTACGCCCTCACCTGGCTCGCGGCGGGCCACGCCGCGCTCGCGCATGCCGCGCGGACGGGGACGCGCCCCTTGCAGGCACTTCCCAGTGGGCCTCGTCCGAAGTTCGAGCGCCGCTCAGCGGGTCGATACGGCGCCCTTCCCTAA
- a CDS encoding condensation domain-containing protein: protein MRGLRIEAALVEGALTAHPAVSQAVVVAGEGRGGSPCPVAYVVLGGGEDGVGGGYGAELRRFVCARLPDHLVPASFTVLDRMPLTADGTLDRAALPAPDLADRVHRAPRTATEEVLAEAVGEVLGLQRVGVDEDFFLAGGDSIRSVQAAARARSRGADVTPKDIFEHRTVADLAVVAAGRTRDTPEPAEPEGDGTGWMPLLPAARQLLGRGGVTDRSARAQLLELPLETDRSTLMAALGAVLDRHDVLRTRLVQYPEPGLRIEPVHLVGPATLVRRIPCGGPWDEDLIAAELDAAAGRLDPAAGVMAQFVWFDRSAVGRGGTGRLLVVLHRLVADAASWRILLPDLADAWARARCGRAALPRAGASVSRWAHARQRQAARPEQVAELPAWREVLAAPDAVLGSRRPDPAVDVTATMETVRVRVPAAVGEPVLTTVPAAFRCRAEDVLLTALTVALAQWRRGRGGAQTSSLIRLEGHGRNLDAAAGADPDRTLGPFAAAFPVRLDVGGIDLDEALAGGPAAGLALKTVKEQLRAVPGEGLGYGLLRHLNPGTAPELAAYPEPQIGFGFLRRFGEGDMPVGLRGLGWLPAADGQERVPAPDGQAPAPSALEIEARATEGGAGSELTASFGFPAGVLSEAEVSELAGLWVTALTGLARDARRPGAGGLTPSDVPLVTVAQAEIEEWEARYGRLAEVWPVSAAQSALLRPAGPAGSPPAVHPVQFVIPVEGRVDPVRMRAAGQALAVRHPNLRAGFVTAAGGDLVRIVPEDVPLPWRHLDLAGADEAVRDAESGRLLAAERAARFDPLAPPLVRLALIGLGDRAHLVVTAHPALFDDRSAAVLMKDLARLYGVGGDASLLAAAPGRGDHLHGLGPLRGEAHAPAQAAPLAAGPADGAGTGRVEVEVAAGDALGLSRRAAELGIAPDTLVRGAWAILLARLAGRRDVVFGVSETGRPTEPPGAREPVGLFARTVAVRVRYARGDTVAQLVRALDRHPGEGPARPFDSLVVHEACPDGPYGPDGSCGAATSAGITLKGVRSTGCSPYPLTLRVAGAGTRFTLDFRSDSYERSTVEALAASFAGVLAQVRSDPRVPVDAVDVGVVRTRAAAG from the coding sequence GTGCGCGGGCTGCGCATCGAAGCGGCTCTGGTGGAGGGCGCGCTGACGGCCCATCCGGCCGTCTCCCAGGCCGTGGTCGTCGCCGGTGAGGGCCGCGGCGGCAGCCCCTGCCCGGTGGCCTACGTCGTACTCGGCGGCGGCGAGGACGGCGTCGGCGGCGGGTACGGGGCCGAGCTGCGGCGCTTCGTCTGCGCGCGGCTGCCCGACCACCTGGTGCCGGCCTCCTTCACGGTGCTCGACCGGATGCCGTTGACGGCGGACGGCACGCTGGACCGGGCGGCGCTGCCCGCACCCGACCTCGCCGACCGCGTCCACCGCGCCCCGCGCACCGCCACGGAGGAGGTGCTCGCAGAGGCGGTCGGGGAGGTGCTCGGCCTGCAACGGGTCGGCGTGGACGAGGACTTCTTCCTGGCCGGCGGTGACAGCATCCGCTCCGTCCAGGCCGCCGCCCGGGCCCGCTCCCGGGGCGCCGACGTGACCCCGAAGGACATATTCGAGCACCGCACCGTGGCCGACCTGGCGGTGGTCGCCGCCGGACGGACCCGCGACACCCCGGAGCCCGCCGAACCGGAGGGCGACGGCACCGGCTGGATGCCGCTGCTCCCCGCGGCCCGGCAACTGCTGGGCCGGGGCGGCGTCACGGACCGGTCCGCGCGGGCGCAGTTGCTCGAACTCCCCCTGGAGACCGACCGGTCGACCCTGATGGCGGCCCTCGGGGCGGTCCTGGACCGCCACGACGTGCTGCGCACCCGGTTGGTGCAGTACCCGGAACCCGGGCTGCGGATCGAGCCCGTCCATCTCGTGGGCCCGGCCACGCTGGTGCGCCGGATCCCGTGCGGCGGCCCGTGGGACGAAGACCTCATCGCCGCCGAACTGGACGCGGCCGCCGGCCGGCTGGACCCGGCCGCCGGGGTGATGGCCCAGTTCGTGTGGTTCGATCGCAGCGCCGTGGGGCGGGGCGGCACCGGACGGCTGCTGGTCGTCCTGCACCGGCTCGTCGCCGACGCCGCGTCCTGGCGGATCCTGCTGCCCGACCTGGCCGACGCCTGGGCCCGGGCCCGGTGCGGGCGCGCCGCGCTGCCCCGGGCGGGAGCCTCCGTGAGCCGCTGGGCGCACGCACGGCAACGACAGGCGGCCCGTCCGGAGCAGGTCGCCGAGCTGCCGGCCTGGCGGGAGGTCCTCGCGGCTCCGGACGCCGTCCTCGGCAGCCGCCGTCCCGACCCCGCCGTGGACGTGACGGCCACCATGGAGACCGTACGGGTACGGGTCCCGGCGGCGGTGGGGGAACCCGTGCTGACCACCGTCCCCGCCGCCTTCCGCTGCCGGGCCGAGGACGTACTGCTCACCGCCCTGACCGTGGCGCTGGCCCAATGGCGCCGGGGCCGGGGCGGTGCGCAGACCTCCTCCCTGATCCGCCTCGAAGGCCACGGCCGCAACCTCGACGCGGCGGCGGGCGCCGATCCGGACCGGACCCTCGGCCCGTTCGCCGCCGCGTTCCCCGTACGCCTGGACGTCGGCGGCATCGACCTGGACGAGGCACTCGCCGGGGGCCCCGCCGCCGGGCTCGCCCTCAAGACCGTCAAGGAGCAGCTGCGCGCCGTCCCGGGCGAGGGACTCGGCTACGGGCTGCTGCGCCACCTCAACCCGGGGACCGCCCCCGAACTGGCGGCGTACCCGGAGCCGCAGATCGGCTTCGGGTTCCTGCGCCGCTTCGGCGAGGGCGACATGCCGGTCGGTCTGCGGGGCCTCGGCTGGCTACCGGCCGCCGACGGGCAGGAGCGGGTTCCGGCGCCGGACGGGCAGGCGCCGGCGCCCTCGGCGCTGGAGATCGAAGCCCGGGCGACCGAAGGCGGGGCGGGCAGCGAACTCACCGCTTCCTTCGGCTTCCCGGCGGGCGTGCTGTCCGAGGCGGAGGTGTCGGAGCTGGCCGGCCTCTGGGTCACCGCGCTCACCGGCCTGGCCCGCGACGCCCGGCGGCCGGGTGCCGGTGGCCTGACGCCCTCGGACGTGCCGCTGGTGACGGTGGCGCAGGCGGAGATCGAGGAGTGGGAGGCCCGCTACGGGCGGCTGGCCGAGGTGTGGCCGGTATCCGCCGCCCAGTCGGCCCTCCTGCGTCCCGCCGGCCCGGCCGGGTCCCCGCCCGCCGTCCACCCCGTGCAGTTCGTCATCCCGGTGGAAGGCCGGGTGGACCCCGTACGGATGCGGGCCGCCGGGCAGGCCCTGGCGGTCCGCCACCCCAACCTGCGGGCGGGGTTCGTCACGGCCGCCGGCGGCGACCTCGTGCGGATCGTCCCCGAGGACGTGCCGCTGCCCTGGCGGCACCTCGACCTGGCGGGAGCCGACGAGGCCGTCCGTGACGCGGAGAGCGGGCGGCTCCTCGCCGCCGAGCGCGCCGCCCGCTTCGACCCGCTCGCCCCGCCACTGGTCCGGCTCGCCCTGATCGGCCTCGGGGACCGCGCGCACCTCGTGGTCACCGCGCACCCCGCGCTGTTCGACGACCGGTCGGCAGCGGTGCTGATGAAGGACCTGGCCCGGCTCTACGGCGTCGGCGGGGACGCCTCGCTGCTCGCGGCCGCGCCGGGCCGCGGGGACCACCTGCACGGGCTCGGGCCGCTGCGGGGGGAGGCGCACGCCCCGGCCCAGGCCGCCCCCCTGGCCGCCGGGCCTGCGGACGGGGCCGGGACCGGCCGGGTCGAGGTCGAGGTGGCGGCGGGCGACGCGCTGGGGCTGTCCCGGCGCGCCGCGGAGCTGGGGATCGCCCCGGACACGCTGGTGCGGGGCGCCTGGGCGATCCTGCTCGCCCGGCTGGCCGGCCGCCGCGACGTGGTGTTCGGCGTGAGCGAGACCGGTCGGCCGACCGAACCGCCCGGCGCCCGGGAACCGGTCGGCCTGTTCGCCCGCACCGTCGCGGTACGGGTCCGCTACGCACGGGGCGACACGGTGGCGCAGCTCGTGCGGGCGCTGGACCGCCACCCGGGCGAGGGCCCGGCGAGGCCGTTCGACTCGCTGGTGGTCCACGAAGCGTGCCCGGACGGCCCGTACGGTCCGGACGGCTCGTGCGGGGCCGCCACCTCGGCGGGCATCACCCTCAAGGGCGTCCGCTCCACGGGGTGTTCCCCGTACCCGCTGACGCTGCGCGTCGCCGGGGCCGGTACGCGGTTCACCCTCGACTTCCGCTCCGACTCCTACGAGCGCAGCACGGTGGAGGCGCTCGCCGCGTCCTTCGCCGGAGTGCTGGCCCAGGTGCGGTCCGATCCGCGGGTGCCGGTGGACGCGGTGGACGTGGGGGTGGTGCGGACGCGGGCCGCCGCGGGCTGA
- a CDS encoding heavy-metal-associated domain-containing protein yields MSSCCTPEGSCGTGAAQTAVAIADSTATTYRVSGMTCGHCKSAITASVSALDGVLSVEVDVDGGLVTVTTAGEPDDAAVSAAIDDAGYELMGRAA; encoded by the coding sequence ATGTCTTCCTGCTGCACCCCCGAAGGCAGCTGCGGCACCGGCGCCGCGCAGACGGCCGTCGCCATCGCCGACAGCACCGCCACGACCTACCGCGTCTCCGGCATGACCTGCGGCCACTGCAAGAGCGCCATCACCGCCTCGGTGAGCGCGCTCGACGGCGTCCTGTCCGTAGAGGTCGACGTGGACGGCGGCCTGGTCACCGTGACCACGGCCGGCGAGCCCGACGACGCGGCGGTCTCCGCCGCGATCGACGACGCCGGCTACGAGCTCATGGGCCGGGCCGCCTGA
- a CDS encoding asparaginase produces the protein MGRVVVISTGGTIASRWQGSGFAADADGSEVIATAPLPEGVTVEVVDLFSVNSPRLTTAHQLTLLRTVHEVLADPDVEGVVVTHGTDTLEESAFLLDLHHHDPRTVVFTGSQLPMGSADGDGPGNLYDALLTAATTRGLGVLVAFAGRVHAARGTVKTQAVALDAFADPSKELLGKVGFGKVTVLRTPQRPAPLALPAMPELPPRVDMVMHHADGDATLLNAAVEAGARGIVLIGTGAGNATPEIVDAVAAAVARGVLVALTTRVAAGPVTEIYTHGGAVDLVAAGAVPTGTLRAGQARIAVLSALLATDDPAEQSRVLRAALSSGDPVLVGA, from the coding sequence ATGGGACGCGTCGTCGTCATCAGCACCGGCGGGACGATAGCCAGCCGCTGGCAGGGTTCCGGGTTCGCCGCCGACGCCGACGGCAGCGAGGTGATCGCCACCGCGCCCCTGCCCGAGGGCGTCACCGTCGAGGTGGTCGACCTGTTCAGCGTGAACAGCCCCCGGCTGACCACCGCCCACCAGCTCACCCTGCTGCGCACGGTCCACGAGGTGCTGGCCGACCCGGACGTGGAGGGCGTCGTCGTCACGCACGGCACCGACACCCTGGAGGAGTCGGCCTTCCTGCTCGACCTGCACCACCACGACCCCCGCACCGTGGTCTTCACCGGCTCGCAGCTGCCCATGGGCTCCGCCGACGGCGACGGCCCCGGCAACCTCTACGACGCGCTGCTGACCGCCGCCACCACGCGCGGGCTCGGCGTACTTGTCGCCTTCGCCGGCCGGGTGCACGCCGCCCGCGGCACCGTGAAGACGCAGGCCGTGGCCCTGGACGCGTTCGCGGACCCCTCGAAGGAACTGCTCGGCAAGGTCGGCTTCGGGAAGGTCACCGTACTGCGCACCCCGCAGCGACCGGCCCCGCTCGCACTGCCCGCGATGCCGGAACTCCCGCCGCGCGTGGACATGGTCATGCACCACGCCGACGGTGACGCGACGCTGCTGAACGCCGCCGTTGAGGCGGGGGCGCGCGGGATCGTCCTGATCGGGACGGGCGCCGGCAACGCCACGCCGGAAATCGTGGACGCCGTCGCCGCCGCCGTCGCCCGCGGGGTCCTCGTCGCGCTCACCACGCGCGTGGCGGCAGGCCCGGTCACGGAGATCTACACGCACGGCGGCGCGGTCGACCTCGTCGCCGCCGGAGCCGTGCCGACGGGCACCCTGCGCGCGGGACAGGCCCGGATCGCGGTCCTGTCCGCTCTGCTCGCCACCGACGACCCGGCCGAGCAGTCCCGGGTGCTGCGGGCGGCACTGTCCTCGGGCGACCCGGTCCTGGTCGGAGCCTGA
- a CDS encoding Lrp/AsnC family transcriptional regulator — MDAIDREILRELQRDGRLSNQELAQRVGLTPSPCMRRVRQLEQDGVIQGYRAVIDPEAVGRGFEVLVSVEVRRDRAAVEAFEAALQDIPDVIEAYRLFGSPGCLLRIAVADLRAYERLWIEQLTALSGVTEVNSQIIMKRIKEPTGLPV; from the coding sequence ATGGACGCCATTGACCGGGAAATCTTGCGCGAGCTCCAGCGCGACGGCCGCCTCAGCAACCAGGAGCTGGCCCAGCGCGTGGGCCTGACCCCCTCCCCCTGCATGCGCCGGGTGCGGCAGCTGGAACAGGACGGGGTGATCCAGGGCTACCGCGCGGTGATCGACCCCGAGGCCGTCGGCCGGGGCTTCGAGGTGCTGGTCTCGGTCGAAGTCCGCCGCGACCGCGCCGCCGTGGAGGCCTTCGAAGCCGCGCTCCAGGACATCCCCGACGTCATCGAGGCCTACCGCCTCTTCGGCAGCCCCGGCTGCCTGCTGCGCATCGCGGTGGCGGACCTGCGGGCGTACGAGCGCCTGTGGATCGAGCAGCTCACGGCCCTGTCGGGGGTCACCGAGGTCAACTCGCAGATCATCATGAAGCGGATCAAGGAACCGACCGGCCTGCCGGTGTAG
- a CDS encoding condensation domain-containing protein → MIPLSFAQRRLWFLHRLQGPSATYNVPFVLRLRGELDTDALEAAVRDLVARHESLRTLFVEDEHGDAFQRIVPPAGVPLSVPVTDVAPEEVPTAVARAVSYPFDLTAEIPVRASVLRCSPEEHLLVLVAHHIACDDESGRPLARDLFAAYGARRAGRAPGQGELPVQYQDYTVWQRHLLGEEDDPAGLAAAQVSCWREELAGVPQPSALPTDRPRPPAASYRGDLYEFTIEPKLLSGIEELAAGHGATVPVTMQSALAVLLHRLGAGDDLTIGCPVTDRTEEAFADLVGFFVNTWVLRLDLTRNPSFSDLLGTAATKALNAYDLHDVPFERLVELIAPERSTAYHPLFQVRCAWQPAPPEIEVPGLRVAFEPACTAAATCDLSFLIVPDPAGGARVRLSYATDLFDRGTIEGLAARFLRVLRRIVADPGVRVGAVDVLDDDERERLLGPAGGTAAAGPGETAAAGPGETVVALFARQARATPDAVAVLDADRSLTYGQLDARADQVARELIRRGAGPESLVGLALPRSAAHVVGLLAVLKSGAGCLPLDPDRAGAPPLDAVLADARPVLILTGSATAATLPCGDVPLLCVEDIGDGAAGGPVRGAGPLPDHLACVLYGAREPGGLVVTHRNLADGVRRLTRRLGVLAGRRMLAGSRSGSDASAYEILTPLCAGGSVELTDAEQALTQSRGRPAQVISTTPYAFAALADRIPPGTGVRALVFTGEPLPAWLADRARAAVPGVRVVDAYGRADAFCLPEFPEHGPDATGVRTYVLGPGLAPVPPGAVGALYVAGAGAGCRRRRRRRRPRPRRAARRDGAAVRRGPLRPGRWPDVPDGRPGAMGRRRPAGGPRPRRGAGHRARAAHRSGSGGGRADGPSGRLPGRGRRR, encoded by the coding sequence ATGATCCCCCTGTCGTTCGCCCAGCGCCGCCTGTGGTTCCTCCACCGGCTCCAAGGCCCCTCGGCCACCTACAACGTGCCCTTCGTCCTGCGCCTGCGGGGCGAACTGGACACGGACGCGCTGGAGGCGGCCGTACGGGACCTGGTGGCCCGGCACGAGAGCCTGCGCACGCTGTTCGTCGAGGACGAGCACGGCGACGCGTTCCAGCGCATCGTGCCGCCGGCCGGCGTGCCGCTGTCCGTGCCGGTGACCGACGTGGCGCCCGAGGAGGTGCCGACCGCCGTGGCGCGCGCCGTGTCCTATCCGTTCGACCTCACGGCGGAGATCCCCGTACGGGCGAGCGTGCTCAGGTGCTCACCCGAGGAGCACCTGCTGGTGCTGGTCGCCCACCACATCGCCTGCGACGACGAGTCGGGCAGGCCCCTCGCGCGCGACCTGTTCGCCGCCTACGGGGCGCGGCGCGCGGGACGCGCACCCGGGCAGGGGGAACTGCCCGTGCAGTACCAGGACTACACGGTGTGGCAGCGCCACCTGCTGGGCGAGGAGGACGACCCCGCCGGCCTCGCGGCGGCCCAGGTGTCCTGCTGGCGCGAGGAACTGGCGGGCGTCCCCCAGCCGTCGGCGCTGCCCACCGACCGCCCGCGTCCCCCGGCGGCGAGTTACCGCGGTGACCTGTACGAGTTCACGATCGAGCCGAAGCTGCTGTCCGGGATCGAGGAGCTGGCCGCCGGCCACGGCGCGACGGTGCCGGTGACGATGCAGTCCGCCCTGGCCGTGCTGCTGCACCGGCTGGGCGCGGGCGACGACCTCACGATCGGCTGCCCCGTCACCGACCGCACCGAGGAAGCCTTCGCCGACCTCGTCGGCTTCTTCGTCAACACCTGGGTGCTACGGCTGGACCTGACCCGCAACCCCTCCTTCTCGGACCTCCTCGGGACGGCCGCCACCAAGGCGCTGAACGCGTACGACCTGCACGACGTGCCGTTCGAGCGGCTGGTGGAGCTCATCGCCCCCGAGCGTTCCACCGCCTACCACCCGCTGTTCCAGGTGCGGTGCGCCTGGCAGCCCGCCCCGCCCGAGATCGAGGTCCCCGGCCTCCGGGTCGCCTTCGAGCCCGCCTGCACCGCCGCCGCCACCTGCGACCTGTCCTTCCTCATCGTCCCGGACCCGGCCGGGGGAGCGCGGGTCCGCCTCTCCTACGCCACCGACCTCTTCGACCGCGGCACGATCGAGGGGCTCGCCGCCCGGTTCCTGCGCGTGCTGCGCCGGATCGTGGCGGACCCGGGCGTCCGGGTCGGCGCCGTGGACGTCCTCGACGACGACGAGCGCGAACGGCTGCTGGGGCCGGCCGGCGGCACGGCCGCCGCGGGGCCCGGGGAGACGGCCGCCGCGGGGCCCGGGGAGACGGTCGTCGCGCTCTTCGCGCGTCAGGCGCGGGCCACTCCGGACGCCGTGGCCGTCCTCGATGCGGACCGCTCCCTCACCTACGGGCAACTGGACGCCCGGGCCGACCAGGTGGCGCGGGAGCTGATCCGGCGGGGCGCCGGTCCCGAGAGCCTCGTCGGGCTCGCGCTGCCCCGGAGCGCCGCGCACGTCGTCGGCCTGCTCGCCGTCCTCAAGTCCGGCGCGGGCTGCCTGCCGCTGGATCCCGACCGGGCCGGCGCGCCGCCGCTCGACGCCGTACTCGCCGACGCGCGCCCGGTGCTGATCCTGACCGGCTCCGCCACCGCGGCCACCCTGCCCTGCGGCGACGTCCCGCTGCTGTGCGTGGAGGACATCGGCGACGGGGCTGCCGGAGGCCCGGTCCGGGGCGCCGGCCCGCTCCCCGACCACCTGGCCTGCGTGCTGTACGGAGCCCGAGAGCCCGGTGGGCTCGTCGTCACCCACCGGAACCTGGCCGACGGCGTCCGCAGGCTGACCCGGCGCCTCGGTGTCCTCGCCGGCCGGCGGATGCTCGCCGGGTCCCGGTCCGGCTCCGACGCGTCGGCGTACGAGATCCTCACCCCGCTCTGCGCCGGAGGCAGCGTCGAACTCACCGATGCGGAGCAGGCGTTGACACAGTCCCGTGGCCGCCCCGCGCAGGTGATCAGTACGACCCCGTACGCGTTCGCCGCCCTGGCGGACCGGATCCCGCCCGGGACCGGCGTACGCGCGCTGGTCTTCACCGGAGAGCCGCTGCCCGCGTGGCTCGCGGACCGGGCCCGGGCGGCCGTTCCCGGTGTACGGGTGGTCGACGCCTACGGCCGGGCTGACGCCTTCTGCCTCCCGGAGTTCCCCGAGCACGGCCCGGACGCCACCGGCGTACGGACCTACGTACTCGGGCCGGGTCTGGCGCCCGTGCCGCCGGGGGCGGTCGGCGCACTGTACGTCGCCGGCGCCGGCGCCGGCTGCCGGCGCCGGCGCCGGCGACGTCGGCCGCGGCCACGCCGGGCGGCCCGGCGCGACGGCGCAGCGGTTCGTCGCGGACCCCTTCGGCCCGGCCGGTGGCCGGATGTGCCGGACGGGCGACCTGGCGCGATGGGGCGCAGACGGCCGGCTGGAGGTCCTCGGCCCCGCCGCGGCGCAGGTCACCGTGCGCGGGCTGCGCATCGAAGCGGCTCTGGTGGAGGGCGCGCTGACGGCCCATCCGGCCGTCTCCCAGGCCGTGGTCGTCGCCGGTGA